The following proteins are encoded in a genomic region of Bacillus sp. FJAT-22090:
- the purB gene encoding adenylosuccinate lyase yields MIERYTRPEMGAIWTEENKYNAWLEVEILACEAWAEIGDIPKEDVVALRKNASFDVNRILEIEQETRHDVVAFTRAVSETLGEERKWVHYGLTSTDVVDTALSYLIKQANVILRKDIQNFIEILENKAKEHKYTVMMGRTHGVHAEPTTFGLKLALWLEEMRRNLERFEAAATVIETGKMSGAVGTYANIDPFVEKYVCDKLGLAASPISTQTLQRDRHAQYMSTLALIATSIEKFATEIRGLQKSETREVEEFFSKGQKGSSAMPHKRNPIGSENMVGMARLIRGYMMTAYENVALWHERDISHSSAERVILPDATIALNYMLNRFGNIVKNLTVFPENMKRNMDSTLGLIYSQRVLLALIDKGLARETAYDTVQPLAMKAWESQTAFRTFVDTDEKITSLLTKEDLDDCFDYNYHIQHVDLIFNRLGLN; encoded by the coding sequence ATGATAGAACGTTATACTCGCCCGGAAATGGGAGCAATTTGGACAGAAGAAAACAAATACAATGCATGGTTAGAAGTTGAAATTCTTGCGTGTGAAGCATGGGCTGAAATAGGTGATATTCCGAAAGAAGATGTTGTCGCACTACGCAAAAACGCATCTTTCGATGTAAACCGTATTTTAGAAATTGAGCAAGAAACAAGACATGACGTAGTAGCGTTTACCCGTGCAGTTTCTGAAACTTTAGGGGAAGAGCGTAAATGGGTACATTACGGACTAACTTCTACGGATGTAGTAGACACAGCTCTTTCTTATTTGATTAAACAAGCGAATGTTATTCTTCGTAAAGATATTCAAAATTTTATTGAAATCCTTGAAAATAAAGCAAAAGAACATAAATATACCGTAATGATGGGACGTACGCATGGAGTACATGCAGAACCAACAACTTTTGGACTTAAGTTAGCTCTTTGGCTAGAAGAGATGAGACGTAATTTAGAACGTTTTGAAGCAGCTGCAACAGTAATTGAAACTGGAAAAATGTCAGGTGCTGTAGGGACTTATGCTAATATTGATCCTTTTGTTGAAAAGTATGTATGTGACAAACTAGGTCTTGCAGCTTCACCAATCTCAACACAAACATTGCAACGTGATCGCCACGCACAATACATGAGTACTTTAGCTCTAATTGCAACTTCTATAGAAAAATTTGCTACAGAGATTCGTGGTCTTCAAAAATCGGAAACCCGTGAAGTAGAAGAATTTTTCTCGAAAGGTCAAAAAGGATCTTCTGCTATGCCACATAAACGTAATCCGATTGGCTCTGAAAATATGGTAGGTATGGCGCGATTAATTCGTGGATATATGATGACTGCCTATGAAAATGTTGCTTTATGGCATGAAAGAGATATCTCTCATTCATCTGCGGAACGTGTTATATTGCCAGATGCAACAATTGCACTTAACTATATGTTAAATCGATTCGGCAATATCGTGAAAAACTTAACAGTGTTCCCTGAAAACATGAAACGTAATATGGATTCCACTTTAGGATTAATTTATTCTCAACGAGTGCTACTTGCACTTATTGATAAAGGTTTAGCACGTGAAACAGCATATGATACTGTTCAACCATTAGCAATGAAAGCATGGGAATCTCAAACTGCCTTCCGTACATTTGTTGATACGGATGAAAAAATTACTTCTTTATTAACAAAAGAAGATTTAGATGACTGCTTTGATTACAACTACCATATCCAACATGTAGATTTAATTTTTAATCGTTTAGGTCTTAATTAA
- the purC gene encoding phosphoribosylaminoimidazolesuccinocarboxamide synthase, whose product MEKGRLLYEGKAKQLFATEDENILFVSYKNSATAFNGEKKEEIEGKGILNNKITTILFEELKNRGIESHFVEQISENEQLVRKVEIIPLEVVVRNVAAGSLAKRLGMEEGIPLKHTIVEFYYKDDALGDPLLTDAHIELLALATPEEVETIKAKALEINQVLQPIFKEIGVTLIDFKLEFGKTAQGEILLADEISPDTCRLWDAETNNKLDKDVFRRNLGSLTEVYEIILSRLGGLSK is encoded by the coding sequence GTGGAAAAAGGTCGTCTATTATACGAGGGAAAAGCAAAACAATTATTTGCAACAGAAGATGAAAACATCCTGTTTGTTTCTTATAAGAATAGTGCTACAGCTTTTAACGGTGAGAAAAAAGAAGAAATAGAAGGCAAAGGGATTTTAAATAATAAAATCACTACTATTCTATTTGAAGAGTTGAAAAATCGAGGAATAGAATCTCACTTTGTTGAGCAAATTTCAGAGAATGAGCAACTTGTAAGAAAAGTAGAAATCATTCCACTCGAAGTAGTTGTACGAAATGTAGCAGCGGGGAGTCTCGCTAAACGCTTAGGTATGGAAGAAGGCATTCCTCTAAAGCATACTATTGTAGAGTTTTACTACAAAGATGACGCTTTAGGAGATCCTTTGTTGACAGATGCACATATTGAATTGCTTGCACTAGCAACACCTGAAGAAGTAGAAACGATCAAAGCAAAAGCACTGGAAATCAATCAAGTACTTCAACCAATCTTTAAAGAGATCGGCGTTACTTTAATAGATTTTAAACTGGAATTCGGTAAAACTGCACAAGGTGAAATTTTACTTGCAGATGAGATCTCTCCCGATACTTGTAGACTCTGGGATGCAGAAACGAACAATAAACTAGACAAAGATGTTTTTAGACGTAATTTAGGAAGCTTAACAGAAGTTTATGAAATAATACTTTCCCGCCTAGGAGGATTATCAAAATGA
- the purK gene encoding 5-(carboxyamino)imidazole ribonucleotide synthase, producing MTKVIFPGQTIGIIGGGQLGRMMALAAKEAGFKIAVLEPTIDSPCGQVADIRIVAPYNDEAALEELAEVSDVITYEFENIDYAGLKRLTQIAYVPQGAELVKITQDRILEKTEIQASGVPIAKFVEANTFEQLEQRIDEVGFPCVVKTARGGYDGKGQQIVQSKEELHNAKSLFEHSACIAEAFVSFTKEISVIVQRNGAGETYCLPIGENIHVHHILHETIVPARIDNSLANKAVEAAQTIANHLNLVGTLAVEMFVLENNEILINELAPRPHNSGHYSIEACNISQFHQHVRAVCGWPLREPKLWTDTVMVNILGQHVIPLTNSISKYPNWSVHLYGKSEAKTNRKMGHVTILSTNIEQTLEEIEQSNIWS from the coding sequence ATGACTAAAGTAATTTTTCCAGGGCAAACAATCGGTATTATCGGTGGTGGCCAACTTGGACGAATGATGGCATTAGCGGCGAAGGAAGCTGGATTTAAAATAGCAGTGCTAGAACCTACAATAGATTCACCTTGTGGCCAAGTTGCAGATATTCGTATAGTTGCTCCATATAATGACGAAGCTGCATTAGAAGAGCTAGCAGAAGTTAGTGACGTGATTACGTATGAATTTGAAAATATTGATTATGCAGGTTTAAAAAGATTAACTCAAATAGCATATGTGCCACAAGGAGCAGAATTAGTAAAGATCACACAAGATAGAATCCTTGAAAAAACGGAAATTCAGGCTTCAGGCGTGCCTATTGCGAAATTTGTCGAAGCAAATACTTTTGAACAGCTAGAACAGCGAATTGACGAAGTAGGCTTTCCATGTGTCGTTAAAACTGCTCGAGGTGGTTATGATGGGAAGGGGCAGCAAATCGTTCAATCAAAAGAAGAGCTGCATAATGCTAAGTCACTATTTGAACATTCTGCATGTATAGCAGAAGCATTTGTTTCATTTACAAAAGAAATTTCAGTTATTGTTCAAAGAAATGGTGCTGGTGAAACGTATTGCTTACCAATTGGTGAGAATATTCATGTCCATCATATTTTGCATGAAACGATTGTTCCTGCACGCATTGACAATTCACTTGCAAATAAAGCGGTTGAAGCTGCTCAAACAATCGCGAATCACTTAAATTTAGTTGGAACACTTGCAGTTGAAATGTTTGTTTTAGAAAATAATGAGATACTAATAAATGAATTAGCACCAAGACCACATAATTCTGGTCACTATTCGATTGAGGCATGTAATATCTCTCAGTTCCATCAGCATGTTAGAGCTGTTTGTGGATGGCCACTTCGTGAACCAAAGTTATGGACGGATACGGTAATGGTTAACATATTAGGACAGCATGTTATTCCTTTAACGAATTCTATTAGTAAGTACCCAAACTGGTCCGTTCATTTGTACGGAAAAAGTGAAGCTAAAACAAACCGTAAGATGGGTCATGTAACAATCCTTTCAACTAACATTGAACAGACTTTAGAGGAAATTGAACAATCGAATATTTGGTCATAA
- the purS gene encoding phosphoribosylformylglycinamidine synthase subunit PurS gives MKKVKVYVTLRESVLDPQGSAVMGALHSMDYNEVKDVRIGKYLELQIEESDRDLDAIVREMCEKLLTNTVIEDYRYDVEEAVSK, from the coding sequence ATGAAAAAAGTTAAAGTGTATGTAACATTACGTGAAAGTGTTTTAGATCCACAAGGTTCTGCTGTAATGGGTGCTCTTCATTCTATGGATTACAATGAAGTGAAAGATGTACGCATTGGGAAGTATTTGGAGCTTCAAATCGAAGAGAGTGATCGTGATTTAGATGCTATCGTTAGAGAAATGTGTGAAAAACTTCTTACAAATACAGTAATCGAAGACTATCGTTACGATGTTGAGGAGGCTGTAAGCAAATGA
- the purQ gene encoding phosphoribosylformylglycinamidine synthase subunit PurQ produces the protein MKFAVIVFPGSNCDLDMYHAIKDELGEEVEYVWHDEKDLSGFDGILLPGGFSYGDYLRCGAISRFSNVMSEVVKAAEAGKPVLGICNGFQVLTEAGLLPGALLRNKNLKFMCRTVDLKVINNETQFTSAYKKDEIIQIPIAHGEGNYYCDEDTLATLKENNQIVFTYASENPNGSLEDIAGIVNERGNVLGMMPHPERAANDIMGGSDGLALFKSIVKQWRETHVSHA, from the coding sequence ATGAAGTTCGCAGTAATCGTTTTTCCAGGATCGAACTGTGATTTAGATATGTATCACGCGATTAAAGACGAACTTGGGGAAGAAGTAGAATACGTTTGGCATGATGAGAAAGATTTAAGCGGATTCGACGGTATTTTATTACCTGGAGGCTTTTCGTACGGTGACTACTTACGTTGTGGTGCCATTTCTCGCTTTTCTAATGTAATGTCAGAAGTTGTGAAAGCAGCGGAAGCTGGTAAGCCTGTTCTAGGTATCTGTAACGGATTCCAAGTATTAACGGAAGCTGGTCTTCTGCCAGGAGCACTACTTCGTAATAAAAATCTTAAATTCATGTGTCGTACAGTAGATTTAAAAGTGATAAATAATGAAACACAATTTACTTCTGCATATAAAAAAGACGAAATAATTCAAATTCCAATCGCACACGGTGAAGGAAACTATTATTGTGACGAAGATACGCTTGCTACATTAAAAGAAAACAATCAAATCGTTTTCACATATGCTTCTGAAAACCCAAATGGTAGTTTGGAAGATATCGCAGGTATTGTGAATGAAAGAGGAAATGTCCTTGGAATGATGCCTCATCCAGAACGTGCTGCAAATGATATTATGGGCGGTTCAGACGGTCTAGCTTTATTCAAATCAATTGTGAAACAGTGGAGGGAAACTCATGTCAGTCATGCTTGA